A window of Pedobacter lusitanus contains these coding sequences:
- a CDS encoding PAS domain-containing protein encodes MKKNNPMKNKNNIVLLYITIGCIWVVLSDQVIAFLIDGMPVEDRALINSLKGFIFIAFSALLLHYLVNLYNKGKKRELDYLQQNLENSQKQQQQWYYAQKMAKIAGWEYFLQTDEVCWSDNLYALFGLEPNAAITPAAFFLEQIHPDDLAGFLAQHDKVVAEGEMDYIHRLKIDNDWHYVRHAGVVVYQDGRPYKISGVMKDINDTFNRELLLNNALERHELVNKATHDAIWDWELSANQVTWNSGLKQLFGYDHHQGCFIPEWWIEKMHPTDRKRVMNSINSFVKQANKRWEATYRVLCADGSYKYVFDQAYLLTDDDGTPKRIIGAVKDIDELKQKDEENRQLAEVVSKVKSGVVIKDTDGRISWVNSSFEKLSGYTLAELKGKLPREILHGPETSQATKDFIAASLKVNDFFNIEIVNYAKSGLPYWVEVNSTSIFDSQEQHSGYIDIVTEITERKKREERINEQNQTLKEIAWINSHEIRKPVASILGLTALAKITDNIQEKEEFYSRIDSCVKEMDEIIHQTSAKVNELMGKEEGNEETINE; translated from the coding sequence ATGAAAAAAAACAATCCGATGAAAAATAAGAATAATATCGTACTGCTGTACATCACTATAGGTTGTATATGGGTTGTTTTAAGCGATCAGGTGATTGCTTTCCTGATAGACGGGATGCCTGTAGAAGATCGTGCCCTGATCAATAGCCTGAAAGGTTTTATTTTTATTGCCTTTAGTGCATTGCTGTTACACTACCTGGTGAATCTTTATAACAAAGGAAAAAAAAGGGAGCTGGATTATCTTCAGCAGAATCTTGAAAATAGCCAGAAACAACAGCAGCAATGGTATTATGCCCAGAAGATGGCAAAAATAGCGGGCTGGGAGTATTTTTTGCAGACAGACGAAGTGTGCTGGTCAGACAATTTGTATGCCCTGTTTGGCCTGGAGCCGAATGCTGCAATTACACCCGCAGCCTTTTTTCTGGAACAGATCCATCCGGACGATCTGGCCGGGTTTCTTGCCCAGCATGATAAAGTAGTAGCTGAAGGTGAGATGGATTATATACACCGTTTGAAAATAGATAATGACTGGCATTATGTGCGTCATGCCGGAGTAGTCGTTTATCAGGATGGGAGACCCTATAAGATAAGCGGGGTAATGAAAGATATTAATGACACATTCAACCGCGAATTATTGCTCAACAATGCGCTGGAAAGACATGAACTGGTTAACAAAGCTACTCATGATGCAATCTGGGACTGGGAGTTGTCTGCCAATCAGGTGACCTGGAATTCCGGTTTAAAGCAGCTGTTTGGCTATGATCATCATCAGGGATGTTTTATACCGGAGTGGTGGATAGAAAAAATGCATCCTACCGACAGGAAAAGGGTAATGAACAGTATCAATTCATTTGTTAAACAGGCTAATAAACGCTGGGAAGCTACCTACAGGGTTCTTTGTGCAGACGGAAGTTATAAGTATGTTTTCGATCAGGCTTATTTACTTACTGACGATGACGGGACACCCAAAAGGATTATCGGAGCCGTTAAGGATATTGATGAACTCAAACAGAAAGATGAAGAAAACCGGCAGCTGGCAGAAGTAGTGAGCAAAGTTAAAAGCGGGGTGGTGATCAAAGATACAGATGGCAGAATAAGCTGGGTTAACTCTTCTTTTGAAAAACTTTCGGGATACACTTTAGCGGAGCTGAAAGGAAAGCTGCCCCGTGAAATATTACATGGCCCGGAAACCAGTCAGGCTACTAAAGATTTCATTGCCGCATCGCTTAAAGTCAATGATTTTTTTAATATTGAAATTGTAAATTACGCTAAAAGCGGGCTGCCTTACTGGGTAGAAGTTAACAGTACCTCAATCTTTGATTCGCAGGAACAACATTCCGGTTATATAGATATCGTAACTGAAATTACAGAGCGGAAAAAACGTGAAGAACGGATTAATGAGCAGAATCAGACTTTAAAAGAGATTGCCTGGATCAATTCACATGAAATCAGAAAACCGGTTGCCTCTATTCTGGGCTTAACAGCTCTGGCAAAAATTACCGACAATATACAGGAGAAAGAAGAGTTCTATAGCCGGATTGATAGTTGTGTAAAAGAGATGGATGAAATTATACATCAGACCTCTGCAAAAGTAAATGAGCTGATGGGTAAAGAAGAGGGAAATGAAGAAACCATTAATGAATAG
- a CDS encoding alpha-2-macroglobulin family protein: MKIVIRLALCVTCILFFTAKTFSQKHLKTSDPSFFKVDSLAGKEKPREALSLINSINERARKDGNTTLLIKSAMYRIMFQGYLEEAAFTSILKDLKEDIRLARQPEKSVLQSLLAETYWEYFQQNRYKIYQRTQVEGNIGDDIQTWSIKKITGEVVRQLLFSMAEKELLQNTKVGVLNEILLGDTTTRYLRPALYDLLAHRALKILSNSQLGLADIRDDQADFNDPRFFSEYKTFAGLKIAENDSTSLAAEQLKIFQQLLQYHDKYHQTAALADADLRRLKFVYQKSTVLNKGEQYFKALELLATQVSSTEIYADILYEQALLIKNGETLSAGKKQDLIKAAELAGKAIRAFPKSNGAKNAANLIQELKSKTLAIQLKQFSQPGLPSQLYFTYRNLDTINLQLYKVPAGFSDFYFNFDSKEKYVQFLKKHKPVRSWNEVLPKAVDYQSHTLIAKMDALPYGNYIIIAQNTIDTNQAQRIVQHSNFRVTSMAVTQRHFNDKKEYFVANSLTGAPLKGVAIQEILSDFKENQQINEKSPLFKTDGTGYAILASQESLNVRTARIINGTDSLYIPVNSYGNNHQETDRKQVVLFTDRAIYRPGQTLYYKGLLMENKNDKNSIIPEESLELSFKDANYKDIEKVTVKTNDYGTFQGSFTIPTGKLNGTMQLATIYGTVEVQVEEYKRPTFEVNFDASTQKYKLNDSIKVQGKAIAFSGYSVTGAKVSYKVYRSVIPVFYGYGRRPYQRESLQQIAIGTTQTKEGGSFNLTFFAAADLNTNENYTFKITADITDLNGETRTASKSINAGKTDMVLNAALPEQLFLTPKTDSLSLSVQNLNGEPIPAKLNAEWTALQYPGRLVNKNIFPVIAENYTLSKEEFIKAFPFEEYKGDYDPANWTALTTAFHQDLTFSNGIGALTLNEKNLSPGYYRVKLTAKNNAGDTVSTTRIIRIYHSSPAVIQSTKEWLVAEKTAVTPSESAVFRIAGALPDAKAYYEVYYKGKIAEKVWVKISLEQTILKIPVQPGYEQAFAVQFTMIQNGVINNVMQTVNIVDLSKELDINFLTFRNKLQPGEKESWKLKITSKKGEKQMAEMVATLYDASLDGLKKLEWDQVASPYYGYYVYQWTSHLNNMNNGNGLWFLGNSNFYFQTAERNYETLNAVGFPLQIGSRYAFNQYLQRLEEKNRRDVSAMAVKRLAQLQKGTAHYGLITDSQGYIVPGAIVTSGKVKVSADDNGIYVINVKPGDQLSILAIGYKTTQLKATQAKRLDIILEEDGSRLSEVVVTGLGVQKKAYKSEASVVLRGNATPALNGRVAGVKVSEDNLIAMEAVQPAAAEAPENKLNNEKSAGDSPKVIPRTNFNETAFFYPQLKTNEAGEINIEFTIPESLTRYRMMGFAHTKDLKTGIVERELITQKQLAIAANAPRFFREGDTILLSAKLNNLSGKNLNGEASLELRDALTGKIIQLLSKEGKAQQKFEVTDKGNEVLKWPLVIPSGISAITYKVIAQSGKYSDGEENTVPVLPNSMLVTETMSMNVRGNTTKTFTLEKLLHSGSSKTLKNQALTLELTANPVWYAVQSLPYLMEYPYECAEQTFSRFYANSFATGIINSSPKIKQVFNQWQQTKSGEALLSNLEKNPELKSILLEETPWVRAAASETEQKKRLAVLFDLNRMTYELKSNFEKLEKMQKPNGSFAWFTGMSDDRYITQHIVSGMGQLKHLKLVDEKAYPTFNSTLNKAVIYLDKQLKDDFKREKSGKGVAYLPLHYLYGRSYINQKNTDPEFQKAFAYYLKKVTENWKLMEPYQQGQAALVLSRSGNKAEALRIINLLKERAQQNDEMGMYWTNNRNGWWWYENPVETQSLLIEAFDEVAGDARSVEEIKIWLLKHKQTNDWKTTKATAAACYALLMKGYNLLEESAAPEVLLGKQTFAQLGIADTAKEAGTGYQKITIAGADVRPEMAVVQIKNNNKTVAWGGVYWQYFEQLDQITSSQTGVKIKKQLFIQKQTKNGDVLTPVNSADVLKTGDLLKVRIEIYTDRDMEYVHLKDMRSSGFEPVNVISGYKYQDGLGYYESTKDASTNFFIGYLRKGVYVFEYPLRVTHAGDFSNGITSMQCMYAPEFTTHSAGIRVKVKPGL; the protein is encoded by the coding sequence ATGAAAATTGTTATACGACTTGCCTTATGCGTTACCTGCATTTTATTCTTTACGGCAAAAACCTTCTCTCAGAAGCATCTTAAAACCAGCGATCCATCCTTTTTTAAAGTTGATTCCCTGGCCGGTAAGGAAAAACCCAGAGAAGCATTATCCCTGATTAACAGTATTAATGAACGGGCCAGGAAAGATGGAAACACCACTCTGCTTATTAAATCTGCAATGTACCGGATTATGTTTCAGGGTTATCTGGAAGAAGCTGCCTTTACCAGCATACTGAAAGATTTAAAAGAAGATATCCGTTTAGCCAGACAACCTGAAAAGAGCGTACTGCAATCTCTGCTGGCAGAGACTTATTGGGAATACTTTCAGCAAAACCGCTATAAAATATATCAGCGTACACAGGTAGAAGGTAATATAGGCGATGATATTCAAACCTGGTCAATCAAAAAAATAACCGGTGAAGTGGTCAGACAGCTGCTGTTTTCAATGGCAGAGAAAGAACTATTGCAGAACACAAAAGTTGGTGTTTTAAATGAGATCCTTCTGGGAGATACTACTACGAGATATTTAAGACCTGCACTTTATGACTTATTAGCCCATCGTGCACTGAAAATCCTTTCCAATTCACAGCTTGGTCTGGCAGATATCAGGGATGATCAGGCAGATTTTAATGATCCCCGTTTTTTTAGCGAATACAAAACATTTGCAGGACTGAAAATAGCAGAGAATGACAGCACTTCTCTGGCAGCAGAACAACTTAAGATTTTTCAGCAGTTGCTTCAGTATCATGATAAATATCATCAGACAGCGGCATTGGCCGATGCAGATCTCCGGAGGCTGAAATTTGTTTATCAGAAAAGTACAGTACTGAACAAGGGAGAGCAGTATTTCAAAGCTCTTGAGCTATTGGCAACACAGGTCAGTTCTACAGAAATATATGCCGATATATTATACGAGCAGGCGTTGCTTATTAAAAATGGGGAAACATTATCCGCTGGTAAAAAGCAGGATCTCATTAAAGCAGCAGAACTTGCCGGTAAAGCTATCAGGGCCTTTCCTAAAAGTAATGGTGCTAAAAATGCAGCTAACCTGATTCAGGAACTTAAAAGTAAAACACTGGCTATCCAATTAAAACAGTTCAGCCAGCCGGGGTTGCCATCTCAGCTTTACTTTACCTATAGAAATCTGGATACGATCAACCTGCAGCTCTATAAAGTACCAGCCGGCTTTAGTGATTTTTACTTCAATTTTGATAGTAAGGAAAAATATGTGCAGTTCCTTAAAAAACATAAACCAGTAAGAAGCTGGAACGAAGTTTTACCTAAGGCTGTTGATTATCAGTCGCATACTCTGATCGCAAAAATGGATGCTCTTCCTTACGGCAACTATATTATCATTGCGCAAAATACTATAGATACCAATCAGGCGCAGCGTATAGTTCAGCACAGTAATTTCAGGGTGACCTCCATGGCTGTGACACAGCGGCACTTCAATGATAAAAAAGAATATTTTGTAGCAAACAGCCTGACTGGTGCACCTTTAAAAGGGGTAGCTATTCAGGAAATTCTATCTGATTTTAAAGAAAATCAGCAGATTAATGAAAAAAGCCCTTTGTTTAAAACAGATGGGACAGGTTATGCCATATTAGCCTCTCAGGAAAGTTTAAATGTCAGAACAGCGCGGATTATAAACGGTACCGATAGCCTTTATATACCGGTTAACAGCTATGGAAATAATCATCAGGAGACAGATCGTAAACAGGTAGTTCTTTTTACAGACCGGGCCATTTACCGGCCGGGACAGACCCTGTATTATAAAGGGTTGCTGATGGAAAATAAGAATGATAAAAATAGTATTATTCCAGAGGAGAGTCTTGAACTTTCCTTCAAAGATGCCAATTATAAAGACATAGAAAAAGTAACTGTAAAGACTAATGATTACGGAACTTTTCAGGGGTCCTTTACTATTCCAACCGGTAAATTAAACGGAACGATGCAGCTGGCTACTATATACGGTACTGTTGAAGTACAGGTAGAAGAATATAAAAGACCAACTTTCGAGGTGAATTTTGATGCATCTACTCAAAAATACAAACTGAATGACAGTATCAAAGTACAGGGAAAGGCCATAGCTTTTTCCGGTTATTCAGTAACCGGGGCTAAAGTAAGCTATAAGGTTTACAGAAGTGTAATCCCGGTCTTCTATGGTTACGGTCGCCGGCCTTATCAGCGCGAATCGCTTCAGCAAATTGCAATCGGGACAACCCAGACTAAAGAAGGTGGCAGTTTTAACCTCACTTTTTTTGCAGCTGCCGATCTGAATACCAATGAGAACTATACTTTCAAAATTACGGCTGATATTACAGATCTTAATGGCGAAACCAGAACCGCTTCAAAAAGTATCAATGCCGGTAAAACAGATATGGTCTTAAATGCCGCTTTGCCTGAGCAATTGTTTTTAACCCCTAAAACAGATAGCCTGTCTTTGAGTGTGCAGAATCTGAATGGAGAACCTATTCCGGCTAAATTAAATGCGGAATGGACTGCTCTTCAATATCCGGGCAGACTGGTGAATAAAAATATATTTCCTGTTATAGCTGAAAACTATACTTTAAGCAAAGAAGAATTTATCAAAGCATTTCCTTTTGAAGAATATAAGGGCGATTATGATCCCGCAAACTGGACTGCTTTAACAACCGCGTTCCATCAGGATCTAACTTTCAGCAATGGAATAGGAGCCCTGACCTTAAATGAAAAGAATCTGTCCCCTGGCTATTACAGGGTTAAACTGACAGCAAAAAATAATGCTGGTGATACCGTTTCCACAACCAGAATAATCCGCATTTATCATAGCAGTCCGGCTGTTATACAAAGTACAAAAGAATGGCTGGTTGCTGAGAAAACTGCAGTTACTCCATCAGAGAGTGCTGTTTTCAGGATTGCAGGTGCTTTGCCTGATGCAAAAGCCTATTACGAAGTCTATTATAAGGGGAAAATTGCAGAAAAGGTATGGGTGAAAATTTCTCTGGAGCAAACCATCCTGAAAATCCCAGTACAACCCGGATATGAACAAGCATTTGCAGTTCAGTTTACCATGATACAAAACGGGGTGATTAATAATGTGATGCAGACTGTAAATATTGTTGATCTGTCCAAAGAGCTGGATATTAATTTCTTAACCTTCCGTAATAAATTACAACCAGGAGAAAAAGAAAGCTGGAAGTTAAAGATCACCAGCAAAAAGGGTGAAAAACAGATGGCCGAAATGGTTGCCACATTGTATGATGCTTCATTGGATGGACTGAAGAAACTGGAATGGGATCAGGTTGCTTCACCTTATTATGGCTATTACGTTTATCAGTGGACATCTCATTTAAATAATATGAATAACGGAAACGGACTTTGGTTTTTAGGCAATAGCAATTTCTATTTCCAGACTGCGGAACGTAATTATGAAACACTGAATGCAGTAGGTTTTCCACTCCAGATAGGCTCCAGATATGCATTTAATCAATATTTGCAGCGACTGGAAGAAAAGAACAGACGAGATGTTTCAGCCATGGCAGTTAAAAGACTGGCGCAGCTGCAGAAAGGTACAGCACATTACGGGCTGATCACAGACAGCCAGGGTTATATTGTTCCGGGTGCGATAGTGACCTCTGGTAAGGTTAAAGTCTCTGCTGACGATAATGGTATCTATGTTATTAACGTTAAACCAGGAGATCAGTTAAGCATTCTTGCCATTGGTTATAAGACAACCCAGCTGAAGGCTACTCAGGCAAAAAGACTGGATATTATATTGGAAGAAGATGGAAGCAGGTTAAGTGAAGTTGTGGTAACGGGTCTTGGTGTCCAGAAAAAAGCTTATAAGTCAGAAGCATCTGTAGTGCTGAGGGGGAATGCAACTCCAGCGCTCAATGGCCGGGTAGCGGGGGTGAAAGTATCTGAGGACAATTTAATAGCTATGGAAGCCGTGCAGCCTGCTGCGGCCGAGGCTCCGGAAAATAAGCTGAATAATGAAAAATCAGCAGGTGATTCTCCTAAAGTGATCCCAAGAACAAATTTTAATGAAACAGCTTTCTTTTATCCGCAACTGAAAACCAATGAAGCTGGCGAAATTAATATAGAGTTTACGATTCCTGAGTCTTTAACCCGCTATAGAATGATGGGTTTCGCCCATACCAAAGATCTTAAAACCGGTATTGTTGAACGTGAACTGATTACCCAGAAACAACTCGCTATTGCTGCTAATGCGCCTCGTTTCTTCCGTGAAGGAGATACGATCCTGCTGAGTGCAAAGCTGAATAACCTGTCTGGGAAAAACCTTAACGGAGAAGCATCACTGGAATTGAGAGATGCTTTAACTGGTAAAATTATCCAGTTGCTGTCAAAAGAAGGGAAAGCTCAACAAAAATTTGAAGTTACAGATAAGGGTAATGAAGTATTAAAATGGCCATTGGTTATTCCATCCGGTATCAGTGCGATAACCTATAAAGTGATCGCACAGTCTGGAAAATACAGCGATGGAGAGGAGAATACAGTTCCTGTTTTACCGAATTCAATGCTGGTTACCGAGACTATGTCCATGAATGTCAGAGGAAATACGACCAAAACTTTCACCCTGGAAAAACTGCTGCATTCAGGTTCTTCAAAGACATTAAAAAATCAGGCATTAACGCTGGAGTTAACGGCTAATCCGGTCTGGTATGCAGTGCAATCACTACCTTATCTGATGGAATATCCCTATGAATGTGCTGAACAAACTTTCAGCCGTTTCTATGCCAATAGTTTTGCAACCGGAATTATCAATAGTTCTCCAAAAATAAAGCAGGTATTTAATCAGTGGCAGCAGACTAAAAGCGGAGAAGCCTTACTCTCCAATTTAGAGAAGAATCCTGAACTCAAGTCAATTCTGCTCGAAGAAACTCCCTGGGTCAGAGCAGCAGCATCAGAAACTGAGCAGAAGAAAAGACTGGCAGTTTTATTTGATCTGAACAGGATGACCTATGAGCTGAAAAGCAATTTCGAGAAGCTGGAAAAAATGCAGAAACCCAATGGTTCTTTTGCCTGGTTTACCGGCATGAGTGATGACCGTTATATCACCCAGCATATCGTATCAGGTATGGGGCAGCTTAAACATCTGAAGCTGGTTGATGAAAAAGCATACCCTACTTTTAATTCTACACTAAATAAGGCTGTTATCTATCTTGATAAGCAATTAAAGGATGATTTTAAAAGAGAAAAAAGCGGTAAAGGCGTTGCTTATCTACCTTTACATTATTTATACGGACGAAGTTATATTAATCAGAAAAATACAGATCCGGAGTTTCAGAAGGCCTTTGCCTATTATCTGAAAAAAGTAACCGAGAACTGGAAACTTATGGAGCCTTATCAGCAGGGACAGGCGGCTTTGGTTTTGAGCAGGAGCGGGAACAAAGCAGAAGCTTTGAGAATCATTAACCTGTTAAAGGAAAGAGCTCAGCAAAATGATGAAATGGGTATGTACTGGACTAACAACCGTAATGGCTGGTGGTGGTATGAGAATCCGGTAGAGACACAGTCTTTGCTGATTGAAGCTTTTGATGAAGTTGCAGGCGATGCCAGGTCGGTAGAAGAAATAAAAATCTGGTTGTTAAAGCATAAACAAACCAACGACTGGAAAACGACTAAAGCTACTGCAGCAGCCTGCTATGCTTTATTGATGAAAGGCTATAATTTACTGGAAGAATCTGCAGCACCTGAAGTTTTACTGGGTAAGCAGACTTTTGCACAACTGGGCATTGCCGATACCGCGAAAGAAGCCGGTACAGGTTATCAGAAGATTACTATTGCAGGTGCGGATGTTAGACCTGAGATGGCTGTTGTTCAAATTAAAAACAACAATAAAACAGTTGCCTGGGGTGGTGTATACTGGCAATATTTTGAACAGCTTGATCAAATTACTTCTTCGCAAACAGGAGTTAAAATCAAAAAGCAGTTATTTATACAAAAGCAGACAAAAAATGGAGATGTGCTTACCCCGGTTAATTCAGCCGATGTGCTTAAAACAGGCGATCTGTTAAAAGTCAGGATTGAGATTTATACAGACCGGGATATGGAGTATGTACATTTAAAGGACATGCGGTCATCAGGATTTGAACCCGTGAATGTGATTTCAGGATATAAATATCAGGATGGGCTGGGTTATTATGAAAGTACTAAAGATGCTTCAACAAATTTCTTTATCGGTTATCTGCGTAAAGGTGTTTATGTGTTTGAATATCCGCTGAGAGTAACCCATGCTGGAGATTTCTCTAACGGAATTACCTCTATGCAATGCATGTATGCACCAGAATTTACGACACATTCAGCAGGCATCAGAGTTAAAGTGAAACCCGGATTATAG